A DNA window from Arachis duranensis cultivar V14167 chromosome 3, aradu.V14167.gnm2.J7QH, whole genome shotgun sequence contains the following coding sequences:
- the LOC107480364 gene encoding S-adenosylmethionine carrier 1, chloroplastic/mitochondrial isoform X1, with translation MMGPSTLSLVMVQHSSTSSSGGCTKRKQNVQLRNPFASVSMGEEKPFDFLRTLFEGVIAGGTAGVVVETALYPIDTIKTRLQAARGGEKLILKGLYSGLAGNLAGVLPASALFVGVYEPLKQKLLRMFPENLSAFAHLTAGAIGGIAASLIRVPTEVVKQRMQTGQFTSAAGAVRFIAAKEGFKGLYAGYGSFLLRDLPFDAIQFCIYEQIRIGYMAAARRNLNDPENAIIGAFAGALTGAITTPLDVIKTRLMVQGSANQYNGIVDCVQTIIKEEGPSALLKGVGPRVLWIGIGGSIFFGVLEGTKRFLAERRPTPSESQPEKVK, from the exons ATGATGGGTCCTTCTACCCTCTCTCTTGTTATGGTGCAACACTCTTCCACATCATCATCAG GTGGTTGCACAAAGAGAAAACAGAACGTGCAGCTGAGAAATCCTTTTGCTTCAGTTAGCATGGGAGAGGAGAAGCCATTTGATTTCTTACGCACTTTATTTG AGGGCGTTATAGCAGGAGGTACAGCCGGAGTCGTAGTTGAAACAGCTTTATACCCAATTGACACTATAAAAACACGTTTGCAG GCTGCTCGGGGAGGAGAAAAACTAATACTGAAGGGACTTTATTCTGGATTGGCAGGGAACCTTGCTGGTGTCTTACC GGCATCAGCTTTATTTGTTGGAGTTTATGAACCTCTGAAGCAGAAACTGTTGAGGATGTTTCCTGAAAACCTGAGTGCTTTTGCTCATCTG actGCAGGTGCCATAGGGGGCATTGCTGCTTCACTGATTCGCGTTCCAACAGAG GTTGTTAAGCAACGAATGCAAACTGGACAGTTTACTTCAGCTGCTGGTGCTGTCCGCTTTATTGCTGCTAAGGAAGGTTTTAAAGGACTTTATGCT GGGTATGGATCTTTTTTATTGCGGGATTTGCCCTTTGATGCTATTCAGTTTTGCATCTATGAGCAGATTAGGATAGGTTATATGGCTGCG GCCCGAAGAAATTTGAATGATCCAGAAAATGCAATTATTGGTGCATTTGCag GTGCACTAACTGGAGCTATAACAACTCCCCTTGATGTCATCAAGACAAGATTAATGGTTCAG GGATCTGCAAACCAATATAATGGAATCGTAGATTGTGTTCAAACAATTATCAAGGAAGAAGGACCTAGTGCACTTTTGAAG GGTGTTGGGCCTCGAGTACTATGGATAGGGATCGGTGGTTCGATATTCTTTGGTGTTCTTGAGGGTACAAAACGTTTTCTGGCTGAGAGGCGTCCTACACCTTCAGAGTCTCAGCCAGAAAAGGTTAAATAA
- the LOC107480364 gene encoding S-adenosylmethionine carrier 1, chloroplastic/mitochondrial isoform X2 — protein sequence MMGPSTLSLVMVQHSSTSSSGGCTKRKQNVQLRNPFASVSMGEEKPFDFLRTLFEGVIAGGTAGVVVETALYPIDTIKTRLQAARGGEKLILKGLYSGLAGNLAGVLPASALFVGVYEPLKQKLLRMFPENLSAFAHLTAGAIGGIAASLIRVPTEVVKQRMQTGQFTSAAGAVRFIAAKEGFKGLYAGYGSFLLRDLPFDAIQFCIYEQIRIGYMAAARRNLNDPENAIIGAFAGALTGAITTPLDVIKTRLMVQMIPCYVL from the exons ATGATGGGTCCTTCTACCCTCTCTCTTGTTATGGTGCAACACTCTTCCACATCATCATCAG GTGGTTGCACAAAGAGAAAACAGAACGTGCAGCTGAGAAATCCTTTTGCTTCAGTTAGCATGGGAGAGGAGAAGCCATTTGATTTCTTACGCACTTTATTTG AGGGCGTTATAGCAGGAGGTACAGCCGGAGTCGTAGTTGAAACAGCTTTATACCCAATTGACACTATAAAAACACGTTTGCAG GCTGCTCGGGGAGGAGAAAAACTAATACTGAAGGGACTTTATTCTGGATTGGCAGGGAACCTTGCTGGTGTCTTACC GGCATCAGCTTTATTTGTTGGAGTTTATGAACCTCTGAAGCAGAAACTGTTGAGGATGTTTCCTGAAAACCTGAGTGCTTTTGCTCATCTG actGCAGGTGCCATAGGGGGCATTGCTGCTTCACTGATTCGCGTTCCAACAGAG GTTGTTAAGCAACGAATGCAAACTGGACAGTTTACTTCAGCTGCTGGTGCTGTCCGCTTTATTGCTGCTAAGGAAGGTTTTAAAGGACTTTATGCT GGGTATGGATCTTTTTTATTGCGGGATTTGCCCTTTGATGCTATTCAGTTTTGCATCTATGAGCAGATTAGGATAGGTTATATGGCTGCG GCCCGAAGAAATTTGAATGATCCAGAAAATGCAATTATTGGTGCATTTGCag GTGCACTAACTGGAGCTATAACAACTCCCCTTGATGTCATCAAGACAAGATTAATGGTTCAG ATGATTCCATGTTATGTACTGTAA